The sequence below is a genomic window from Silene latifolia isolate original U9 population chromosome 7, ASM4854445v1, whole genome shotgun sequence.
AAAAGTCAAGGATAATCATTATCCCATGTTGGTCTTTATCTTCCTAGACCTATTTTTAGTCATGGCCAACTCTATGTTGCTATCTCGAAGGTAACAAgtaaaaaaaggtttgaaaatacttaTTTGGAACAACGAAACTGGCACATGTAATTTAACTTCTAATGTTATTTACCATGAAATATTTGAATATTTGGAATAGTATTTGTTGTAAGTATATACTATATTTTATTTTCATAGTATGTAACCAAGTATCTATATGAAATTGCCAATTTTCATAATGTTATTTATATTGATTAGATATCTAATTATTTACTTATGTACTCATTTAAATATTTCTACAAAGTACTAATTATTTCCATAACTTATATTTTACGTGTGTAAACAAACCTttatacataaactcatattatACCCGTGCATTTATGCACGGGTTACACACTAGTTGTTCATCTAATTTCAAATATCACATAAATTTATTACTAGTGTAGCAATACAAATATTATTAGAAATTTTAAGGAATCTAATAATaacatctagttaatattattattagatttaagggaTTATTTTGGGTTCAATCaagaggagactttctagtttgaaatttgggttttggaggatcatcccatgttagtgagctcaagaacaagtgaaggtagaagaccttatttgtgcccataaatccggtacatttacaatgtaaggaaactcgattttcttacttattttgttatgcatgcactagatccacataaatataaattatgggtaatttataaaatgaattagatgagtctaataggggtatatgaacctaacaattggcatcaagagctttggtattgcatgcataatcggtttggtttttccgagttataagtaACTGAATTAAAACTagataatttgtgatttataaggataaagtcacgaaatttttgcatgtaatatattctggttctaaaatatttttagttCATATTGATGAtatatggatgattattgcttattttaatgatttttagtgaaataattacatttttatgagtaaaatgaacttttatttactaaaaatagttaaacttcactactggccgtgattttttattatgaactcacatgaatattttatgtattgtatgtaaaatttcgtattaatgtgattaatattttatgatttatgatttttatgtgataaaaaaggtataaatggaggttaaatgactaaaaatagttaatctTTGAAACaggccataaaattttaatatgatgtcacatgtatattttgcagattttatgtaaaattttagataaatgtgatttattatgcatgagttataattttaatggttaaatgatataaatagtgactatttttagcaaaaatagctaacaTAAATTTTATGGCATAAAATTTTTTCCTAATGTTGTATATTTGATATAAATaccagatctaaagttgcatgattaattttaattgatttcatatgtttattgatttttatgtgataaaatcgataaaagggcaactttattagtcataaaaataaattcaaaatttttgctttaaattttgccatttccaggttctggaattttttttaagaatgttcaaaattttgattttgattttttcataatttttatgtttaatttggaattacatggtaaaagttatgatttatacaatttattaatgaaataaattataaatattacgtgggcaaattttattgagctTTTGGAATCTTGATAATATTCCAGTATTTGAAAAAATGTGATTTTAAATTTTTCCAAATTTCtatgacttattgggaattatttcataattgttatgattaaaagaagtttaataagcaataattgaaaaaccaagttgaattatagtcaaaaattgagtgaagactaatttttcagtcctaagagagttaggataattaacttggacttaaatttgatttaagtattgatttgtgattttagtaagttattatcacgcatttccataaaatcagattatatacgatataaggtttaaatagggcgatttgacactttatttggcatgttagatcatataataatgttgcatatttcattgatgaatgtcatattttatttatataattttgaattatgtaatttatcttagtatggccttagtttttatcggtattacccgtaatgaaagggaatatcgattcggttgtaattttaatgtgatctcgtatcacttttatttttactagtttttcatattacaaatgtataataggaatagctatgtattttattaatatttgtgattccggagttccttcaagacagTGCCACGCGGAAAagcgttccgatcaagacggtcttaccttgggaagcgtgccacttgaagttcaagggaccaatggagatagtttccgaatttgtaatagattatttgattgtCAACATTGTTTAGTTATGCTGGTCAAATAATTATCACTTGATCTTACCAAATTCTGTATTAACCTGCATAATCCAACGAAATTAAGCATTACATAAAGAATGAACGATAAATGCTCCTATTAAACGAGATACATTGATATATACAATGATATTAAACACTACAACAATCAAGAAATATGTATATTTAATGTATAACATAATCTATACAGTATATCTGGAAAAATAGGTATAATTTCAAACTGTCTTTGCCCTTAACACCACTCTCACATCCACTACTAGGATCCACTACTAAGATCatggttagaaaaaaaaaaaaccacccaTCACCTTCCCACTCTTCTATAGTAGATAAAGTATAAATACAGCTATTGAGAATTCACAAGTCACAAACATTTCAACATCAGTTTTTAAAAACAGGAAAATGGCACACAATATCACCACAACCAAAATATCAAGACTTACACAAAATATTTGCAATGTGGAGCTGAAAGTTCGGATTGTTTGCTTATGGAATCGAGTTAATCACATGAACAAGGAAGAAATTTATTCAATAGAAATGATATTGGTTGATGAACATGTATGTCCATCTACTTTTTTTCTGTGTTATTTttttccatatatatatatatatatatatatatatatatatatatatatatatatatatatatatatatatatatatatatatatatatatatatatatatatatatatatatacacatgaaTCTGCTATTATACATCCTTTCATAGGGCCATCTAATTCAAGCCACTATCAGCAAATCACTGCTAGACAAGTTTGTGGATACAATGATAGAAGGATGCATTTATAAGTTGGGAAAATTTACAGCATCGGAGAATGTTGGTTATATGACAGCTACCAAGAACTTATGGAGAATAAGATTTAAGTACTCCACGTATGCTATACTGATAACAGATCCACACATACCTAAGTTTGGATTTAGCTTTACTAGCTTTCCCGATATAATCGATGAGCATGTTAAGCCAAATACATATCTAGGTAATACCTATTTattttgttctaatttttagatTGTCATATATATGAATATAAAGATGGAAAAAGATGAAAATTTGTAAATGTGCAGATGTAATTGGAGTATTTGAAATGTTGCATCCAATAGCAGTATCTGAACAAAGAAATGAATGGACTCATGTTGATCTAACTGACAAACAGTGAGTACACTATTGCATGAATTGTTGTATCATTAATATtaggaaaaaaaattatttaaagttACTGTTATTGTTGATTAAATGCAGCAACAACAGATTGTCATTCTATATCTTTGGAGATTATGTCAAACAAATTGTTCAGATCAACAATGATTATGCCAGTGCAAAAGAAAGGCCCATTCTAGCATTGCAATGTGTAATACGAACAGAATGGAAGGGTAAGTAATAGTTCACATTAAGCGATAACATACAAGTTAAATGTGTGTACTTGCATTAATAATCCAAATTATTGTTTACTATATTTCAGGGACAGTACGTATTAAAACTTCATTTGACGCAACACGTATTTATGTCAATCCTGATATTCCGGAGGTAATGGAATTCAAGAAAAGAGTTGGTGCAAGTTAgatcatataataatgctgcatatttcattgatgaatgtcatattttatttatgtaattttgaattatgtaatttatcttagtatggccttagtttttatcggtattacacgtaatgaaagggaatatcgattcggttgtaattttaatgtgatctcgtatcacttttatttttactagtttttcatattacaaatgtataataggaatagctatgtaattatTAATATTTGtgattccggagttccttcaagacggtgccatgcggaaaggcgttccgatcaagacggtgttgccttgagaagtgtgccacttgaagttcaagggaccaatggagttggtttccgaatttgtaatagattatttgtttttctattttaggaaaacCATACTAGGAAGTTTATTTATTGCTCTTGCATttttcattatatgttgcatgcattgccaaatcgccataaacaacacatgcatatcatatcgagtattcgaccgtgtcaattataattatcattagttcaaaaatttagttcacttaaatttgatagataataaattgactcgacctctcacattattaaaaattgagattaagccttaccaaatcgtaggacccatgaatccccgtgacatttgaggtaggttcggttttcccggggtgctttcatttatcattgggtaagtggggtaataaaacgttattacacgcgaaatttggttggactcaacaggacatgaagactagtcttatgttccggggctagagatgaacttaatgtaatttcatcgGCCGAGAGTTTtaagtgtagaatcggttaaagagttaacccaccgagttatattaatgagggatgtatcggtttccccgtgcccgagttaatatggatttggatctcggagtcatttatataattgggtggaggtcattatataaatgctaaaacatgctaaaatgttttcatatattacgatgaatgttgttttcccactatttcgttgttttttaATGATTccattactcctactcatatgcgatatcattcgattataacacgagtctccgctaaaccactattgttaacgacaaagaatctctttctaaaaatgaaccgtatcatagcttgtagactagctccataggaatcgttctattccatagaactccataggagttgtcctatgtcatataagattagcatcttaaaattcctaacatacctatgtatgatctcttgtgaagaaatatgactagaggtaatgattagtcaaaatatattttgattaaatcttatgcattcatggttcaaaagtcttattgctcaacctaaacacttgtcataaagcacttaagttgttaagaacatgacaatgttaaattggtaaattaatttgttagaaattttgattgaccaaataccacaatagagttcatccttgtgaaggattaactaggaatttatatgaagattagtcttcatcaagtagaaattcgtAAAGTGAGTGGGATCAATATGAAGTAAATTTCCTATCTTAAttattaaggatagaactaggctcgaaagagaaggtgttagacactaaaatagagacaaaccacaaataagtaaagatcgaggaagttggtcgtgtgactccaacatattccttcctgaatatctatgacattgacattgcattcttgccaaataccacatcatgagtatttgatacaaatttatggatttcataatatttggcattatcgtttgacgactagcaagaataagttcagaaatttgcatgaatggaactagggtagttgccatttcatccatgaacatatgaatgttatagtgtactcattttagttttgtatttagaaatgtacctcaataattgttatgatgtacaccaactctaaataagaatataattcaagtttttgtataaaacgcaaaggggTTCTCAATGATGCCCTAActtaccacgattaagtttatggtgagaccatacaaattaaggtaattatattcaaactaaaaataaatgtcatatatattttataagactcaagttggtgatccCAAATTATTTCTCATTTCTTGATTGAAAGTCGCattaaaactagttttgactagtatcccacaccatttgattgtgaatctcatgaaatatgtgaatcttgtattcaaagcaagttaattcatgaatttttctggaaaaggattatgaatagagcaagatattcgcccaatctacactttgaagtgtatggtcgaatacaatttcaatcagaaaaggttattatttcttcatctcttttaccaacgaactaggtagatacttggtatccacttaatgaggtaagaagagaaattctttgaataagttaaatgaatgtttaaaaggtattaaaacctagagattataaaaccaaagtattagtactttgttaaaatagggaacaataaagtgatgacttttatctgcaccatatagagtgtgatatggtatcacaaagATCACTTTCATAATCACACCCTATCAAGATAAGGTGTATTAGAAAgttacaaagaatcctatacgatatgattgaatctttactataaagttggagatAGTTTCTGTTGCAAATTTGTCCAGCATTtataatttttccactaaaacagaATATAGTTAAAGCAGTCAActacaaatcatatgagatatggttaggcattatacctaaattgtagcttgtttcgatagtaaaacATGTGCTCATTTTTCCTACAAGATCACGAGAacgaagggtttgtggctcgtgatgctgtctattaagaaatggggattatttcttaaagatagagtgggagaaaatgttcaaaagcCACAAACTGAAAATAAGACataagaagatgttccttcttggtcaaaatcaatAATTATTTCTTTGAAATCTAAAGTGAACaggtgatcggtccgtttcgtgttcacaattaaaggtgtggtcgttgggtcacgtccgaatcaaaacacaatttatatcttcacaaacaactctacaattagtaaagaggcaagtaaaggtcggatcccaagggacgggaattgagatgagatttctattgaaactagtggtgtcttaggggtgtcacaatttgggttgatgtagaagatcactaactaaaatagcaatgaaaataaacaagcaagatgaaataaaagagttgtaaacaattgattaaaaagcactagggtgtcatggaatcataggggaatcatgggaattgatcatacaaacatgttctcaaattataagcaagcaattattgttgtgatggattgagttgggttatatcttacaaccctaggaaagtttgggtcccggagccgaatcgattagattgtacaacacctacaagtcgacttagtcttccctactcaacaacatgcatggtctaatgagactcgagttgggttatgtcttacaagtctcattgaaaagataggagatggtggtaaatgcaaggattcataggcttagcatttcatcaaacataacatgtgcatgagttgagatcaaaacaagcaagcaaataaatcatgaaagcatattagtttaagcatgaatcattccccatgttggtttcctctaatcacccattaaccctagctaagagactactcactcattatcatgttgatcatgctagcaaggttgtcaatcataccaacaaaaggaaacatgatgaataaatgaaagtaattaacaataattaaagagggattaagagaattatacctactaatgattccaataataaagcaaagataaaagaagtacttgatgcttgattaagaggttgtcaatctcccaataataacccaaataatcttcaattatccaaaataaaggatgaacaaaagagagattaaggaaataaaacttgtattagaacttaattaattgttgattacaatactaaagagagatttgattgatattaactactctaattattgataagaagaacatgctcctctaattagactaatggggtatttatagtggaaattagggggatgcattagggttaactaagggctaaactagtaattacaccttttagattgagcagggaggagccggtatttttcgaaggaagggcttctttctttgtagcttggagaagacgaaattgcgctgtagaggaatccgagtgGATTAGtgtcgagacgggcggattctggcggtggaacacgagcggctttggaggaatccgggcggattgtggcagtgctaacccgagcgtcttgggatgaaaccgcacggattgtgcgggtggaggacggccggattgtagtcaatccgcatggattgttcttcagcaagatttcttcttcttttcttcccttttcttcataaattccttggggatttccttggggacgcaaggatcctttctcaacattgctcatctactataatatatacaaaggccttctaatcttgtctctccttgatgcttggtcattggattcgatcaatttagtcccgttt
It includes:
- the LOC141590160 gene encoding replication protein A 70 kDa DNA-binding subunit A-like, yielding MIEGCIYKLGKFTASENVGYMTATKNLWRIRFKYSTYAILITDPHIPKFGFSFTSFPDIIDEHVKPNTYLDVIGVFEMLHPIAVSEQRNEWTHVDLTDKHNNRLSFYIFGDYVKQIVQINNDYASAKERPILALQCVIRTEWKGTVRIKTSFDATRIYVNPDIPEVMEFKKRVGAS